In Lentisphaera araneosa HTCC2155, the genomic window GCCACAACCAATATTATCGAGAGCCACGGTTCGGTGAGTTTTTGAAAACTCATTAATAAGATCTCGGTAAAAGAATGACCATGTAGGATTGCCGTGAACCATGAGCATCACTTGTCCTTCACCTTCATCTACATAAGAAAGGCGGTGCTGGCCTTCTACTTTTAAGTCTTTAGGCTCAAAGGGGTATAAATCTTTGATTTCCTGCAATTTTTCTTTCATTCAAAACCAAAATTTTAATATTCAATAATCAAGAATGGAAAGTAATTGCATTTCATATTAATTCTGCCTTGAGATAGCCTTTTTTTGTGGCTTTCTCATGAGAACTTCTGTCATAGAAGGCAAAGGCTCGCTTAGAGATCCTTTATTTTCTTATTGAGCATCTCAACAAAGAGTGACCATTGACCTATATGCGGATGAACAACAAAGTTAATATGTGGAGCTTCTTTCTTTAAATCTGCAGTAATCTCTGGGATATCTTCTCGCACATGACGACCTTCCAATACAAATAGCGGAAGGATATGGACTTCGTCATCGTCTTTACAATGCTCGAGGACATGACTGAAAGAAGGTTCCTGCAATTCGAGGTAGGCAATATGTGATCGCATGCCCTCTTCGAGTTCTAGTGATTCAATAATACCTTCAATTTCGCCCTGTTTGGGCTTACGGCTTCCGTGAAGAAGAAAAATACAGCTTTTTTTCAAAGGAGCTCCTTTTTTAATTATAGCTAAATCTGCTAAGTTGCACAAAATAAAAATTATATGGAAGAACATATGTTCGGCTTAGAGCAATTTTCAAACACACAAAAAGTTATTCGCGAAGGTATCGAAGCAAATCTGCATTTTGGTGCCCAAGTATACATTTCACAAGACTCCG contains:
- a CDS encoding sirohydrochlorin chelatase, whose protein sequence is MKKSCIFLLHGSRKPKQGEIEGIIESLELEEGMRSHIAYLELQEPSFSHVLEHCKDDDEVHILPLFVLEGRHVREDIPEITADLKKEAPHINFVVHPHIGQWSLFVEMLNKKIKDL